In the genome of Bradyrhizobium sp. CIAT3101, one region contains:
- a CDS encoding TRAP transporter large permease subunit — MSETATLGKAQPLRGRWLEQSLRWLVEIPAAIAVVAEVIILFAGIVARGIFHRPIIWSDELASILFLWLAMLGSAIAVQRSAHMRLTFFTSYLSPRVEAWASTLAAGAVALFLAIILHPALDYVEDQAFVETPALGWSGMIRAAAIPVGCVIALASICLTLVKRSAKDLLAVTVLFAAIAGALYLAGPSLKPLGNWNLLIFFVGLLGCAVMAGVPIAFSFCLATVAFLLTTTRTPLLVVVGRIDEGMSSLILLAVPLFVLLGQLVEQTGMARVMVAFLASVLGHIRGGLSYVMLGAMLLVSGISGSKTADMAAIAPVLFPEMRKRGMKDGELVSLLAASGAMSETIPPSIVLIAIASVTGVSIAALFTAGILPGIVLAIVLAFVARYRAGGEENAALKVARAPMSVVAKTLWAALPALALPFLIRSAVVEGYATATEVSTIGIAYCLVLGLIVYRGSLAWKNVLPMLVQTASLSGSILFIVGAASAMAWALAQSGFSHDLAARMAGVPGGAYGFLLISVIAFIVLGSVLEGIPAIVLFGPLLFPVAATFGINEVHYAMVVILAMGLGLFAPPFGLCYYAACTIGGVSPDAGMRRIWIYLAWLFLGLLLITFVPWISLVFL, encoded by the coding sequence ATGTCGGAAACCGCGACGCTCGGCAAGGCCCAGCCGTTGCGCGGCCGCTGGCTGGAGCAGTCGCTGCGCTGGCTGGTGGAGATCCCCGCGGCGATCGCCGTCGTCGCCGAAGTCATCATCCTGTTCGCCGGCATCGTGGCGCGCGGGATCTTTCATCGGCCAATCATCTGGTCGGACGAGCTCGCCTCCATCCTGTTCCTGTGGCTGGCGATGCTCGGCAGCGCGATCGCCGTGCAGCGCTCGGCGCATATGCGCCTGACCTTCTTCACCTCGTATCTGTCGCCACGTGTCGAGGCCTGGGCGTCGACGCTCGCCGCGGGCGCCGTCGCGCTGTTCCTCGCGATCATCCTGCATCCGGCGCTGGACTATGTCGAAGACCAGGCCTTCGTGGAGACGCCGGCGCTTGGCTGGTCCGGCATGATCCGCGCGGCCGCCATTCCCGTCGGTTGCGTCATCGCGCTCGCCAGCATCTGCCTCACCCTCGTCAAGCGGTCGGCGAAGGACCTGCTTGCCGTGACCGTCCTGTTTGCGGCAATTGCAGGCGCACTCTATCTCGCAGGTCCCTCGCTGAAGCCGCTCGGCAACTGGAACCTGCTGATCTTCTTCGTCGGCCTGCTCGGCTGCGCCGTGATGGCCGGCGTGCCGATCGCGTTTTCCTTTTGTCTGGCGACCGTCGCCTTCCTGCTCACCACCACGCGGACGCCGCTGCTGGTCGTGGTCGGGCGGATCGACGAGGGCATGAGCTCGCTCATTTTGCTCGCGGTGCCGCTGTTCGTGCTGCTCGGGCAGTTGGTCGAGCAGACCGGCATGGCGCGCGTCATGGTCGCGTTCCTGGCGTCGGTGCTCGGCCATATCAGAGGCGGGCTATCCTATGTGATGTTAGGGGCCATGCTGCTGGTCTCCGGCATCTCCGGCTCCAAGACCGCCGACATGGCGGCGATCGCGCCGGTGCTGTTTCCCGAGATGCGCAAGCGCGGCATGAAGGATGGTGAGCTGGTGTCGCTGCTGGCGGCGTCAGGTGCGATGAGCGAGACCATTCCGCCGTCGATCGTGCTGATCGCGATCGCCTCCGTCACCGGCGTGTCGATCGCGGCGCTGTTCACCGCCGGCATCCTGCCCGGCATCGTGCTGGCGATCGTGCTCGCTTTCGTCGCGCGCTACCGGGCGGGCGGGGAGGAGAACGCCGCGCTCAAGGTGGCGCGGGCGCCGATGTCGGTGGTGGCGAAGACGTTGTGGGCGGCATTGCCGGCGCTGGCGTTGCCGTTCCTGATCCGCAGCGCGGTGGTCGAGGGTTATGCCACCGCGACCGAGGTCTCGACCATCGGCATCGCCTACTGCCTCGTGCTCGGCCTGATCGTCTATCGCGGCAGCCTGGCCTGGAAGAACGTGCTGCCGATGCTGGTGCAGACCGCCTCGCTGTCCGGCTCGATCCTGTTCATCGTGGGAGCTGCGAGTGCGATGGCCTGGGCGCTGGCGCAATCCGGCTTCTCACATGATCTGGCGGCGCGCATGGCCGGCGTGCCCGGCGGCGCCTACGGCTTCCTGCTGATCTCGGTGATCGCCTTCATCGTGCTCGGCAGCGTGCTGGAGGGGATTCCGGCGATCGTGCTGTTTGGCCCGCTGCTGTTCCCGGTGGCCGCAACGTTCGGCATCAACGAGGTGCACTATGCAATGGTGGTGATCCTCGCCATGGGCCTCGGCCTGTTCGCGCCGCCGTTCGGCCTCTGCTACTACGCCGCTTGCACCATCGGCGGCGTGTCGCCCGATGCCGGCATGCGCCGGATCTGGATCTATCTCGCCTGGCTGTTCCTGGGCCTGCTCCTGATCACCTTCGTGCCCTGGATATCGCTGGTCTTTCTAT
- a CDS encoding TRAP transporter substrate-binding protein, translated as MSGKSHRISRRNFMVAAAAVPLVAIRTRPAQAAEFEYKLATGQSLTQPINTRLDQAVKRIREASGGRLELKFFPASQLGSDTDLLTQIRSGGVDFLNIAGSVLSTVAPIAGIANVGFAFSDYGQVWNAMDGDLGKLIATQIEKTGALVMAKPADNTFRQISSFTKPIKTPADLASYRIRVPVSPIFTSLFKSLGANPTSINFNELYTALQTHLVDGQENGLVTIEAGKIYEVQKYISETNHIWDPFFILGNRRSVKALPDELQALVRKEFDQAAMEQRADTAKLNLTLKDQLIAKGITFEASDKEAFRKELSAAGFYKEWRGKFGEDNWKTLEAAAGALA; from the coding sequence ATGTCGGGCAAAAGCCACAGGATTTCACGCCGCAATTTCATGGTCGCGGCTGCCGCCGTGCCGCTGGTCGCGATCCGCACCAGGCCAGCGCAGGCCGCGGAGTTCGAATACAAGCTCGCCACGGGCCAGTCGCTGACGCAGCCGATCAACACCCGCCTCGATCAGGCGGTGAAACGGATCAGGGAAGCGAGTGGCGGCCGGCTGGAGCTCAAGTTCTTCCCGGCCTCGCAGCTCGGCTCGGACACCGACCTCTTGACCCAGATCCGCAGCGGCGGCGTCGATTTCCTCAACATCGCCGGCTCCGTCCTGTCGACGGTGGCGCCGATCGCCGGCATCGCCAATGTCGGCTTTGCGTTCTCGGACTACGGCCAGGTCTGGAATGCGATGGACGGCGACCTCGGCAAGCTGATCGCCACGCAGATCGAGAAGACCGGCGCACTGGTGATGGCCAAACCCGCCGACAACACGTTCCGGCAGATTTCGTCGTTCACCAAGCCGATCAAGACGCCGGCCGATCTTGCCAGCTACCGCATCCGTGTGCCGGTGTCGCCGATCTTCACCTCGCTGTTCAAGTCGCTCGGCGCCAATCCAACCTCGATCAACTTCAATGAATTGTACACGGCATTGCAAACCCATCTCGTCGACGGCCAGGAGAACGGCCTCGTCACCATCGAGGCCGGCAAGATCTACGAGGTGCAGAAGTACATCTCCGAGACCAACCATATCTGGGATCCGTTCTTCATCCTCGGCAACCGCCGCTCGGTCAAAGCGCTGCCCGACGAATTGCAGGCGCTGGTCCGCAAGGAATTCGATCAGGCCGCGATGGAGCAGCGCGCGGACACCGCAAAACTCAATCTGACGCTCAAGGACCAGCTGATCGCCAAGGGCATCACCTTCGAGGCCTCCGACAAGGAAGCGTTCCGCAAGGAGCTGTCGGCCGCCGGCTTCTACAAGGAATGGCGCGGCAAGTTCGGCGAAGACAATTGGAAGACGCTGGAGGCAGCGGCGGGAGCACTGGCATGA
- a CDS encoding LysR substrate-binding domain-containing protein — MQIPFRAIIVFHAVARAGSISRAADELRVTPSAVSQQIQALELHLGTALTSRVGRNITLTEAGERYFEMISREIEHVTDVTQHVRGIRSATTLTVRAAPSVSSKWLLPRLASFVDANPDIELRLDGTNEPTDFRKENVDLEIRHGEGGWAGLFVESLGKERFFPLCAPSFLAEGSLSAQDLLKHRLIHSVKSQMQWPRWFMEAGIEPAERWKRVLFDRSHMAIDAAVDGLGIGLESELLAWRELRDGRLVCPVRNPPEVVLTTQWIVCPHGHLRHRKTRTFLDWLRGERDAWSARQAVSIV; from the coding sequence ATGCAGATACCGTTCCGCGCCATCATCGTCTTCCACGCGGTGGCGCGCGCGGGCAGCATTTCCCGTGCGGCGGACGAATTGCGGGTGACGCCGTCGGCCGTCAGCCAGCAGATCCAGGCGCTGGAGCTGCATCTCGGCACGGCGCTGACGTCGCGGGTCGGGCGCAACATCACGCTGACGGAAGCCGGTGAGCGCTATTTCGAGATGATCAGCCGCGAGATCGAGCACGTCACCGACGTGACGCAGCACGTTCGCGGCATCCGTTCGGCGACCACATTGACGGTGCGTGCCGCGCCGAGCGTGTCGAGCAAATGGCTGCTGCCCCGGCTGGCAAGCTTCGTCGACGCCAATCCGGACATCGAATTGCGGCTCGACGGCACCAATGAGCCGACCGATTTCCGCAAGGAGAATGTCGACCTCGAGATCCGCCATGGCGAAGGCGGCTGGGCCGGCCTGTTCGTGGAAAGCCTCGGCAAGGAGCGATTCTTCCCGCTGTGCGCGCCTTCGTTTCTCGCGGAGGGCAGCCTCTCGGCCCAGGACCTGCTCAAGCACCGGCTGATCCATTCGGTGAAATCGCAGATGCAATGGCCGCGCTGGTTCATGGAGGCCGGCATCGAGCCTGCAGAGCGCTGGAAGCGCGTGCTGTTCGACCGCAGCCACATGGCGATCGACGCTGCCGTCGACGGGCTCGGCATCGGGCTGGAGAGCGAGCTGCTGGCTTGGCGCGAATTGCGCGACGGCCGCCTGGTCTGCCCGGTCAGGAATCCGCCGGAGGTCGTGCTGACCACGCAGTGGATCGTCTGCCCGCATGGCCATCTGCGCCACCGCAAGACCCGCACCTTCCTCGATTGGTTGCGCGGGGAACGCGATGCCTGGAGCGCACGGCAGGCTGTGTCGATTGTTTAG
- a CDS encoding Gfo/Idh/MocA family oxidoreductase: MNLHRMLLERKAAGRPVTIGLIGAGKFGLMFLSQVRQTDGMHLVGVADLNTSRARSQLKLGCWPEEQYAAATIDDALKHGRTIVTDNADALITHPAIEVIIEATGDPGAGIGFAMKAIENGKHIVMVNVEADAVAGPILARKARQAGVVYSLAWGDQPALIADHVDWARAAGFKVVAAGKGTRYHPTYHQSTPDTVWDILDKYMKIKDRNSINPKMFNSFVDGTKSGIEMTAVCNATGLHAQSEGLSFPPATRFEHAEICKPKSDGGTLERSGVTEVTSSVYRDGTDVPQSLVMGTYVVFETDSAYSEECFREYSMLPDKTGKYASLYRPIHMIGLELGISVASAALRKEPTGAPIVFNSDVVATAKRKLKAGEMLDGEGGFCVWGKQTPADASLKQGYLPLGLAHHVKLKTDIEPGQRLKWEDVEYDPNSLAVRVRREMEAAFRQPNVAA, from the coding sequence ATGAATCTTCATCGCATGCTGCTGGAGCGCAAGGCGGCCGGCAGGCCCGTTACCATTGGCCTGATCGGCGCCGGAAAATTCGGCCTGATGTTCCTGTCGCAGGTGCGCCAGACCGACGGCATGCATCTCGTCGGCGTCGCCGACCTGAACACCTCGCGCGCCCGTTCCCAGCTCAAGCTCGGTTGCTGGCCCGAGGAACAATATGCGGCTGCTACGATCGACGATGCGCTCAAGCACGGCCGCACCATCGTCACCGACAACGCCGACGCGCTGATCACCCATCCTGCCATCGAGGTGATCATCGAGGCGACGGGCGATCCCGGCGCCGGCATCGGCTTCGCGATGAAGGCGATCGAGAACGGCAAGCACATTGTGATGGTCAATGTCGAGGCGGACGCTGTCGCAGGCCCGATCCTGGCGCGCAAGGCACGGCAGGCCGGCGTGGTCTATTCGCTGGCCTGGGGCGACCAGCCGGCACTGATCGCCGATCACGTCGATTGGGCACGTGCGGCCGGATTCAAGGTCGTCGCCGCCGGCAAGGGCACGCGCTATCACCCGACCTATCATCAGTCGACGCCGGATACGGTCTGGGACATCCTCGACAAATACATGAAGATCAAGGATCGCAACTCGATCAATCCGAAGATGTTCAACTCGTTCGTCGACGGCACCAAGTCGGGTATCGAGATGACCGCGGTGTGCAACGCGACCGGGTTGCATGCGCAGAGCGAAGGCTTGTCCTTCCCGCCGGCCACGCGCTTCGAGCACGCCGAAATCTGCAAGCCGAAATCCGACGGCGGCACGCTGGAGAGATCAGGCGTCACCGAGGTGACATCCTCGGTCTATCGCGACGGCACCGACGTGCCGCAGAGCCTCGTGATGGGCACCTATGTCGTGTTCGAGACCGACAGCGCCTATTCGGAGGAATGCTTCCGCGAATACAGCATGCTGCCGGACAAGACCGGCAAATATGCCTCGCTGTATCGGCCGATCCACATGATCGGGCTCGAGCTCGGCATCTCCGTGGCCTCCGCGGCGCTGCGCAAGGAGCCCACCGGCGCGCCGATCGTCTTCAACTCCGACGTGGTCGCGACCGCCAAGCGCAAGCTGAAGGCCGGCGAGATGCTCGACGGCGAGGGCGGCTTCTGCGTCTGGGGCAAGCAGACCCCGGCCGACGCGTCACTGAAGCAGGGCTATCTGCCGCTCGGCCTCGCCCACCATGTCAAGCTCAAGACCGACATCGAGCCGGGCCAGCGCCTGAAATGGGAAGACGTGGAGTACGATCCCAACAGTCTCGCCGTGCGGGTGCGCCGCGAGATGGAAGCGGCCTTCCGGCAGCCGAACGTCGCTGCTTGA
- a CDS encoding PaaI family thioesterase, with the protein MHELTKVPSTRRPDLHVATEGEFKGWRTWIRDSFESHIGPFWHKVEDDGSVRSAFRVEKKHLNGSGNVHGGCFMAFADYCLFAIATHELDGPAVTTNFACDFLDAAREGELVECTGEVSRAGGSLIFLRGKLTSAGRPLFTFSGTIKRVKRKPAVPANA; encoded by the coding sequence TTGCACGAATTGACCAAAGTCCCCTCCACCCGCCGTCCCGACCTGCACGTCGCCACCGAGGGCGAGTTCAAGGGCTGGCGGACCTGGATTCGCGATAGTTTTGAGAGCCATATCGGCCCGTTCTGGCACAAGGTCGAGGACGACGGCAGCGTCCGCTCGGCGTTCCGGGTCGAGAAAAAGCACCTCAACGGCTCCGGGAACGTCCATGGCGGCTGCTTCATGGCCTTCGCCGACTATTGCCTGTTCGCCATCGCCACCCACGAGCTGGACGGTCCGGCCGTGACGACCAATTTCGCCTGCGATTTCCTCGACGCAGCCCGCGAGGGCGAGCTGGTCGAATGCACCGGCGAAGTGTCCCGCGCCGGCGGCTCGCTGATCTTCCTGCGCGGCAAGCTGACCTCGGCCGGGCGGCCGCTGTTCACCTTCTCCGGCACGATCAAGCGGGTGAAGCGGAAGCCGGCCGTGCCGGCAAACGCATAG
- the purL gene encoding phosphoribosylformylglycinamidine synthase subunit PurL, whose protein sequence is MKNEPKITPELVAAHGLKPDEYERILKLIGREPTFTELGIFSAMWNEHCSYKSSRIHLKGLPTKAPWVIQGPGENAGVIDIGDGQAVVFKMESHNHPSYIEPYQGATTGVGGILRDVFTMGARPIACLNALSFGAPEHAKTRHLVSGVVAGVGGYGNSFGVPTVGGQVRFHTRYDGNILVNAMAVGLADADKIFYAAASGVNMPIVYLGSKTGRDGIHGASMASAEFDDKSEEKRPTVQVGDPFAEKLLLEACLEIMEKGCVIAIQDMGAAGLTCSAVEMGAKGDLGVDLDLDAVPTRETGMSAYEMMLSESQERMLMVLKPEKEQEAEAIFKKWGLDFAVVGYTTPSKRFVVKHGGDVMADLPIKELGDEAPLYDRPHVPSAALPTVHAREVPAPMGVGSALEKLIGTPDMCSKRWVWEQYDHVILGNTMQRPGGDAAVVRVQDGPKGLALTVDVTPRYCEADPFEGGKQAVAEAWRNITAVGGKPLAITDNLNFGNPERPEIMGQFVGCLKGISEACRTLDFPVVSGNVSLYNETNGRAILPTPSIGGVGLLDDFTKSASLAFKAEGEAILLVGDTHGWLGQSVYLRDICGREEGAPPPVDLAAEKRNGDCVRGMIHAGTATAVHDLSDGGLLIALAEMAMAGGIGAKLLAAPTSLVSHAYWFGEDQARYLVTVPETEAGRVLAKMRGCEVPCVRIGTTGGDTISIAGETPVSIDALKTSHERWLPDYMGGKAA, encoded by the coding sequence ATGAAGAACGAACCCAAGATCACCCCCGAACTGGTTGCCGCCCACGGGCTCAAGCCCGACGAGTACGAGCGCATCCTGAAGCTGATCGGGCGGGAGCCGACCTTCACCGAGCTCGGCATCTTCTCGGCGATGTGGAACGAGCACTGCTCGTACAAATCCTCGCGCATCCACCTGAAGGGCCTGCCGACCAAGGCGCCCTGGGTGATCCAGGGTCCCGGCGAGAACGCCGGCGTGATCGACATCGGCGACGGCCAGGCCGTGGTCTTCAAGATGGAGAGCCACAACCATCCGAGCTACATCGAGCCCTACCAGGGCGCGACCACCGGCGTCGGCGGCATTTTGCGCGACGTCTTCACCATGGGCGCGCGCCCGATCGCCTGCCTCAACGCGCTGAGTTTTGGCGCGCCCGAGCATGCGAAAACTCGTCATCTCGTCTCCGGCGTCGTTGCCGGTGTCGGCGGCTACGGCAATTCCTTCGGCGTGCCGACGGTCGGCGGCCAGGTGCGCTTCCACACCCGCTATGACGGCAACATCCTCGTCAACGCGATGGCGGTCGGCCTCGCCGACGCCGACAAGATCTTCTATGCGGCCGCCTCCGGCGTGAACATGCCGATCGTCTATCTCGGCTCCAAGACCGGCCGCGACGGTATCCACGGCGCCTCGATGGCCTCGGCCGAATTCGACGACAAGTCCGAGGAGAAGCGCCCGACCGTGCAGGTCGGCGATCCCTTCGCCGAGAAACTGCTGCTCGAGGCCTGCCTCGAGATCATGGAGAAGGGCTGCGTCATCGCGATCCAGGACATGGGCGCGGCGGGCCTGACCTGCTCGGCGGTCGAGATGGGCGCCAAGGGCGACCTCGGCGTCGACCTCGATCTCGACGCGGTGCCGACCCGCGAGACCGGCATGAGCGCCTACGAGATGATGCTCTCGGAAAGCCAGGAGCGCATGCTCATGGTGCTCAAGCCCGAGAAGGAACAGGAAGCCGAGGCGATCTTCAAGAAATGGGGCCTCGATTTCGCCGTGGTCGGCTACACCACGCCGAGCAAGCGCTTCGTGGTCAAGCATGGCGGCGACGTCATGGCCGACCTGCCGATCAAGGAGCTCGGCGACGAGGCGCCGCTCTATGACCGTCCGCATGTCCCTTCCGCCGCGCTGCCGACCGTGCATGCGCGCGAAGTGCCGGCGCCGATGGGCGTAGGTAGCGCGCTGGAGAAGCTGATCGGCACGCCCGATATGTGCAGCAAGCGCTGGGTATGGGAGCAGTACGACCACGTCATCCTCGGCAACACCATGCAGCGCCCCGGCGGCGACGCCGCCGTCGTGCGCGTGCAGGACGGGCCGAAGGGGCTGGCGCTGACCGTCGACGTCACGCCGCGCTATTGCGAGGCCGATCCGTTCGAGGGCGGCAAGCAGGCGGTGGCGGAAGCCTGGCGCAACATCACCGCTGTCGGCGGCAAGCCGCTCGCGATCACCGACAACCTCAATTTCGGCAATCCTGAGCGGCCCGAGATCATGGGCCAGTTCGTCGGTTGCCTGAAGGGCATCTCGGAAGCCTGCCGCACGCTCGACTTCCCGGTCGTGTCCGGCAACGTCTCGCTCTACAACGAGACCAACGGCCGCGCGATCCTGCCGACGCCCTCGATCGGCGGCGTCGGCCTGCTCGACGATTTCACCAAGTCTGCATCGCTCGCCTTCAAGGCCGAGGGCGAGGCGATCCTGCTGGTCGGCGACACCCATGGCTGGCTCGGCCAGTCCGTCTACCTGCGCGACATCTGCGGTCGCGAGGAGGGCGCACCGCCGCCGGTCGATCTTGCGGCCGAGAAGCGCAACGGCGACTGCGTGCGCGGCATGATCCATGCGGGCACTGCGACCGCCGTGCACGATCTCTCCGACGGTGGCCTGCTGATTGCGCTCGCCGAAATGGCGATGGCTGGTGGCATCGGTGCAAAGCTGCTGGCGGCGCCGACGTCGCTGGTCTCGCATGCCTATTGGTTCGGCGAGGACCAGGCGCGCTATCTCGTCACCGTGCCGGAAACGGAAGCCGGCCGGGTGCTCGCCAAGATGCGCGGCTGCGAGGTGCCCTGCGTGCGCATCGGCACCACCGGTGGCGATACGATCTCGATCGCAGGCGAGACGCCCGTGTCGATCGACGCACTGAAGACGTCGCACGAGCGCTGGTTGCCGGATTATATGGGGGGCAAGGCGGCGTAA
- a CDS encoding acyltransferase, which translates to MISMSHSAAIGAEAHAEPKAKVRNLSLDRARTFLTLVVLLHHAVIPYTYFGHTDPTSWIGFDIVVLATDSFFMAMFFFLSGLFTWPGIARKAPSVFLRDRLLRLGLPFVIAAFTVIPLAYYAIALREQAELTFAAFWWKTITVGPWPSGPIWFVWVLLAFDLTASLLYRVSAHLVDPVNRISVRGFEQPAIFWLLLTVVTAIVYVPALAYFGVNKWFEFGPVSVQASRVLLYFTYFFFGVSVGAANLNHGILGADGELPRSRWLWAIATLIPYCGMWGMIYIKRGILGNPEVLPGWYQAIYGTFFVLFSAAILLAILAFFLHAKTPGPTLLDRMQADAYGMFLVHYPIALWTQYVLFDYGLPAIVKAAIGFVLTVILSWGLTAALRKLPGASHVL; encoded by the coding sequence ATGATTTCGATGTCACATTCTGCGGCGATCGGCGCGGAGGCGCATGCCGAGCCGAAGGCCAAGGTGCGCAATCTGTCGCTCGACCGCGCCCGCACCTTCCTGACGCTGGTGGTGCTGCTGCATCACGCCGTCATTCCCTACACCTATTTCGGCCACACCGATCCAACCTCCTGGATCGGCTTCGACATCGTCGTGCTCGCCACCGACAGTTTCTTCATGGCGATGTTCTTCTTCCTGTCGGGGCTGTTCACCTGGCCCGGCATCGCGCGCAAGGCGCCGTCGGTCTTCCTGCGCGACCGCCTGCTGCGATTGGGGCTGCCATTCGTGATCGCAGCCTTCACCGTCATTCCGCTCGCCTATTACGCGATCGCGCTGCGCGAACAGGCCGAGCTGACCTTCGCGGCGTTCTGGTGGAAGACGATCACCGTCGGCCCGTGGCCGAGCGGTCCGATCTGGTTCGTCTGGGTGCTGCTCGCATTCGACCTCACCGCAAGCCTGCTCTACCGGGTCTCGGCGCATCTGGTCGATCCCGTCAACCGCATTTCGGTTCGGGGCTTTGAACAGCCGGCCATCTTCTGGCTGCTGCTCACGGTCGTCACGGCCATCGTTTACGTGCCGGCACTGGCCTATTTCGGCGTCAACAAATGGTTCGAGTTCGGGCCGGTCTCGGTGCAGGCGAGCCGCGTGCTGCTCTACTTCACCTATTTCTTCTTCGGCGTCAGCGTTGGGGCTGCGAACCTCAATCACGGCATTCTCGGCGCCGACGGCGAATTGCCGAGGAGCCGCTGGCTCTGGGCGATCGCGACGCTGATCCCTTATTGCGGGATGTGGGGCATGATCTACATCAAGCGCGGAATCCTGGGCAATCCGGAGGTGCTGCCGGGTTGGTACCAGGCCATCTACGGCACGTTCTTCGTGCTGTTCTCGGCCGCGATCCTGCTCGCGATCCTCGCCTTCTTCCTGCATGCGAAGACGCCGGGACCGACGTTGCTCGACCGCATGCAGGCGGATGCCTATGGCATGTTCCTGGTGCACTACCCGATCGCGCTGTGGACCCAGTACGTCCTGTTCGACTACGGACTGCCGGCCATCGTGAAGGCCGCGATCGGCTTCGTGCTCACGGTGATTTTGAGCTGGGGCCTGACGGCGGCGTTGCGGAAGCTTCCGGGCGCGTCGCACGTGTTGTAG
- a CDS encoding DUF1328 domain-containing protein encodes MTILKWALIFLLISIVAGVLGFTGISAASADVARFLFYVFVVIFLVLLILGLTIFRA; translated from the coding sequence ATGACAATCTTGAAATGGGCACTGATCTTCCTGCTGATCTCGATCGTGGCGGGTGTGCTCGGCTTCACCGGCATCTCGGCGGCGTCCGCCGATGTCGCCCGCTTCCTGTTCTACGTTTTCGTGGTGATCTTCCTGGTGCTGCTCATACTCGGACTTACGATCTTCCGAGCGTAG
- a CDS encoding alpha/beta hydrolase yields the protein MPRKAARLIGVSLLGLAGVLVALTAAGLGFRAYRQHLAAETLAIRSPNGIQEGAFVDIGGIKQWIQIRGEDRDNPVLLFVHGGPGGSTLAISSGWRPWERHFTVVQWDQRGAGRTYGAAGDTLAPTMTLEQMTQDGIELAEYLRAQLHKDKIVLVGHSWGSFLGIHMVKRRPDLFSAYVGTGQVVGRVTFEKQFEITIAHLQALAQSAGNSEAQAELAPIVARPLISPQNRLVADKWSKALGLPSIESVQLAGPIPPPFMPDFSLLDWYNWRKGMAFSAKYLRGREGSMFKRDVASLGLAFSIPMIFIEGDADDNTPGGPAEQLFNQITAPHKEFVWVRGGDHFIPFDRPDEFLAELLAHVVPFTRN from the coding sequence ATGCCGCGCAAGGCCGCAAGACTGATTGGGGTCTCGTTGCTGGGATTGGCCGGCGTCCTCGTTGCATTGACCGCTGCCGGACTGGGTTTTCGCGCCTACCGCCAGCATCTAGCCGCCGAAACTCTCGCGATCCGCTCCCCCAACGGCATCCAGGAGGGCGCGTTCGTCGATATCGGCGGCATCAAGCAATGGATTCAAATTCGCGGCGAGGATCGGGATAACCCGGTTCTCCTGTTCGTCCACGGTGGACCTGGAGGCTCAACCTTGGCGATTTCGTCGGGCTGGCGTCCCTGGGAAAGGCATTTCACCGTGGTGCAGTGGGACCAGCGCGGCGCCGGCCGGACCTATGGCGCCGCCGGCGACACGCTCGCGCCAACCATGACGCTGGAGCAAATGACACAGGATGGCATCGAGCTGGCCGAATATCTGCGCGCGCAACTGCACAAGGACAAAATTGTCCTAGTCGGACATTCCTGGGGCTCGTTCCTGGGCATTCACATGGTGAAGAGGCGCCCGGATCTGTTCTCGGCCTATGTCGGCACCGGCCAGGTGGTTGGCAGGGTGACGTTCGAGAAGCAATTCGAGATCACGATCGCGCATCTGCAAGCGTTGGCGCAGTCCGCTGGCAACAGCGAGGCCCAAGCCGAATTGGCACCAATCGTCGCGCGCCCTCTGATCAGTCCACAAAATCGATTGGTTGCGGACAAGTGGAGCAAAGCGCTGGGGCTACCCTCCATTGAGAGCGTCCAGTTGGCGGGTCCCATTCCGCCCCCGTTCATGCCGGATTTCTCGCTGCTGGACTGGTACAACTGGCGCAAAGGCATGGCCTTCTCCGCAAAATATCTGCGCGGACGAGAGGGCTCCATGTTCAAGCGCGACGTCGCCTCGCTGGGACTCGCTTTTTCGATCCCGATGATCTTCATCGAGGGCGATGCGGATGACAACACACCGGGTGGGCCGGCCGAACAACTCTTCAATCAGATCACGGCCCCGCATAAGGAATTTGTCTGGGTGCGCGGCGGCGATCATTTCATTCCGTTCGATCGTCCCGATGAGTTCCTGGCGGAGCTGCTGGCCCACGTCGTGCCGTTCACGCGTAATTGA
- a CDS encoding DUF427 domain-containing protein, which yields MKLPGPDHPITITQNPRRVRVTAGDIVIAESTKALTLKEARYPAVQYVPREDANMALLERTDRTTHCPYKGDASYYSIKASGKTLDNAIWTYETPFPAMTEISGHLAFYPDKVKIEEVG from the coding sequence ATGAAGCTTCCCGGGCCGGATCACCCCATCACCATCACCCAAAACCCCCGGCGCGTCCGCGTCACGGCGGGCGATATCGTGATTGCCGAGAGCACCAAGGCGCTGACGCTGAAAGAGGCCAGATATCCGGCAGTGCAATATGTGCCACGCGAGGATGCCAACATGGCGCTGCTGGAGCGCACCGATCGCACCACCCACTGCCCCTATAAGGGGGACGCCAGCTATTACAGCATCAAGGCCAGTGGCAAGACGCTCGATAACGCGATCTGGACCTACGAGACGCCGTTTCCCGCCATGACCGAAATATCAGGCCATCTCGCCTTCTATCCGGACAAGGTGAAGATCGAGGAAGTGGGCTAA